Within Spinacia oleracea cultivar Varoflay chromosome 4, BTI_SOV_V1, whole genome shotgun sequence, the genomic segment CTAAGAGGGTGGTTTTGGTGGCAGTCAAGGCCGGATTGGGTGGTATGTTAGGGGAGTACAAGTGACCAAAGACTGCAAGGTGCCAACTTTCAGCTTGCCTCAAAACAGAATAAAGTTCAAGTTCCAGAAGTCTAAACTGTGGTGTACCATGTTGCTTGGCCCGATCTAGAGAAAGAATACGTGCCTGAAACTGAGTTTGTACTTTCTACCGAGCAAGTCAATGATCAACCATTTCCCCAGGTAACATTATTTTGTTAGTTAAATTGATCTAGTTATCATGCCAGGTTAATCTACAAGCTTTAAAACCCGTTAATCTATAAAGTTGCTGTTGCTCACAATTATCCATACCCGCAAAATAAACAGGTAGAAACTGAAATCCTAAAGAAATAAATGATTTGAACAGATCAACTGGTCAGAACTGAACTGATAAGAGAACTGACCTGATCAAAATTGATCAGAAcataactgatcagaactgatcagaactgattagaactgatcagaactgatgcAAATCAACTAACATATCAAGTGATTAACAGAAATCCTAAAGACATAACTGATCTGAACAGAACaggtcagaactgatctgatcagagaGTAGATGTGACTCCGTAGCAGAGTAAACCTCTAAATGCAAATACAAATAACATGTTTTACTTATATGTTCTTTATGATTAGGGTGTTAGCAGTTTATATTCCTTGGCGGTTGAGAATGACAAAGGTGTCCATATAGTTGCCGTCGGAGAAGTGTATGTTGGTAGGGAAGGAGAAGTGGTCAAGAATCATTTCAAACCCATGCCTAGCGGTCATTATCGAGTTTGTATTAAAGAAGATATCAACTCAAGTGCGAAATTGCCACGTCCTGACGGGGAAATAAAATTTGTTTTCAAAGCTCTGGTAGATTTTTAATATGGCCTGCTCATTTGGTTTTTCCGTTAAAGAAGGTACGTTATTGAAATTTTATTCGTTACATATCACAGTACTTATTTATTTCATTCAGCCTGTAGTTTTTACATAccttttatttatctttttttttcgtGTTAATGTATAACAAGGCTGCTGATAAACAAATAACAAAGGAATTCTCCGCGCCATCTCCAAGCTCGCCATCATCACAGTCATCATGCACTCGAAAGTATACGATCACTCCAACTGATAGGTTAAAGTTGACTTCTAATTtggttaaagttttcaaggatgTAGCTATTGGAATGAAAAAGAGCGGAAAACGAAAACCTTCACGATCCTAGCTAAAGTGTTCCTAAATGAGCAATGTGTTAGCCTTGATTATGAAGACATCCTTGATTGGTGATTTCAAGGAGAGATAAGATCATCTCACATGTTGATTTTAATGATGTAAGTGTGTTGTACGCTTTCTGATTCGAAGTAAATGTATATATTGGTTTCTAAAaaatgatttaattgttttttgaCATGCAAGGCATCTGAGTGAGATGGTTCTCAAAGATGGCATCTCTAGGCTATATGGATTTTGTGACTGCACCTATCTATCCCCGCTAAGACGTGTGGAAAAAGAAGATGATCGATGTGActatttatatagggtatttGCGTGCAATGATGGAAAAAATAAATATCAACTATTCTTCTTGCCCTATATAGAAGAGTAAGTGATTTCTTCAGCTAATATTTTAATCAGTACTCTACAACAGAAACAATAGTATCTATAATCACAGTACCTGACCATACATCCCCGGACAAAGtgatatttgtttttgtttttgtgtgtgTAGTCGGGATTGGATGTTGGTTGTTATTTGTCCATGGATTGCATTGGTTCAGTGGTTAGATCCACTTGGAGCACAAAATGAACCTCCCGAATTTGCTCAAACAATAATCAACAGGTATGTACTAAATTACTTATTTTGTCATATATTTTTCCTATTGTAGTATATTGAAATTACATAACTAAACTATTAACAATTACTTAGGGAAATCATCAAATTTAGCGCGGAATACCGAAAGGATATCCCAAAAATAAAGAAGAACCCTTTCATTACGTGGCAAAAAATTGAGGTATAATTACAATTTCGTAACAATACTAGTTTGTTAATACGTTGTATTCTTAGGTGCTTAATTATGATGTAAACTTTCTTGTGTAATAGTGCCCTCGGCAACCTCCATGCTCCAAGGAAAGTGGATATTATGTTGGTCGCTACATGATTAAAACAATAGCTTTGAGGCAAATGTTCATTCCTGAAAAGGTATTGCTTGCTTCTGATGCATTGAAACTCATGCTTAATTTTTATTCTAGAATCAATTGCATCGAAACTCTCTTCCTATTTCTACTACATTTGCAGTATTTGAAGTATTTATGGGGTCTTTGGATTGTTTGCTGGATTTTGTTTTATTCTAGAATAAAGCACTGTTGTTTGGATGTGGACAATGTGCTTGGCTTTTAATGTCTGACATCTTTTCTGAAATAGCAAATTTAGGGGCCATTCTTTTCAGCTTATGTGAAATCAAATTAGTTCCATTAAAATTAGTTGATCATGTGATAAAAGCATTAGTGAATTAGCAATAGTCAATATTAAGGTGGGAATTTTCCGAAATTGAGGAACTGAAGATCTCTAGATGGTTCATTTGGTAATTAGTAATTCGGATTTCATAAGTTAATCGTCTGGTGTAGTTGCATTTGTCCACAAGGTAGTTTGGCTACTGTCACTAGTGGTCTTTGCTGCTGTCATTTGATTAGTTGTTTTCATTACTTTCCTACAAGTTTGTTCCTAAAATACAATTGAAGCGTTTTAAAAAAACCAAATATGGCAAAGTTGTAACTATATTTTTCCATGGAGAACATAAACTTAATCATAGAAACATGATGAGGTTTGTATGACTAGCAATATGTCTTCCAGTTCTGAAATGTAATTTGCAACCAAATTTCCTAGTCTATATTACGATCAGTAAGAGTGaagtaagaaagctatgatttCTTGTTGACATCATAAATATCATGATAGACTTGTAGCACACCATTCCTTCAGCAAAAGCCGTGGGCAAAGTGGAACTTGAATCGTAAGCACAGCATGACTATGACAGGTAAGCTCACTGTGATACAGAATAGTAGAACACTGGTATATTGTGATATTAGAAACTCTATTCCATGATTTAGTATTCAGGGTTCTTGTACTAGTGATTCTCCTGTAAATCTCCTTCAGTCCATCCTCTTCTCCCAAGTTCCATCAAAGTGAAAAAAGCCAACAGCTACTTAAGTAGCAATAGACTCAAGAGCTTGCACATAGTTCATATGCCATTGATGGATAAGATACGATCAAAGAGGGCTATTATAGCTCTCTTATATCACATTTGGACTTGACACTATCAAACTTGATGCTGACCAAGATTGTTCATACGGGGGAATGTTTCACGCACTCAAAGCTCAGCTCATGTTTTGCTTACCTCCTGCCTTGGTTAGCAGTGAACTAAAAGTACCCAGTtttgtaacaaaaaaaaaaaaaacatagggCCAGATTTTCATTTTGGATTATGAAATCAAAAGGTGTTATTTTCCAATGTTTATAATTTTGTTCGACCACATTAAGACAGATTTGTGGGACTGGGAGGTGTAATCACAATTTCTGGTGTTGCTTGCATTAAGAGTttaaggaaatatatatatttttcatatgGGGTCTCTAGCAGCGAACTTCTCCCCTGCGGTGATGTCTACTTTATATTGTAGATACACATAAAAACCCCAGGGTAAGCTTCTGTTGCATACAGTAAATATCTAGTTTAAATTTTGTGGTTTCTTGAATAATTTAGATGTCAATGGCCGGCATGGGTTAAACTAAGTGGGAAGGTGTAGATGGAAATTACTAGCATATTCTTTAAAGATAAGAAGTCATAAAGGGATACCTAAATATCCTTTTACAACCATTTTTTTGGCTCAAGGACCACACTTTTTTGCTCCAGGTTGGTTTTTGTGCATTCGATAGACCACAGTTTTTGCTCCATGTCAGTTTGTGAACTGGTAGAAGAAGAGTACTTCTATTAGAGTTTTTTGTGATCACAAACTCAGGAAACTCCAATTACCCCGCTTCAATtgaaaacaacctctctgcagttgcaggggtaaggttgtgtACGTCCGACCACCCCTTACCCCGCTttttgcgggagcctctttgaggcaatggggtaatgataatgataatgataatgatgagacTTTCTTAATCAGTTTCATTGGACTGATGGAGTGGATTAAGTTTTATCTAATGTATTTGCAAGAGTTATACTGTAATAAATACTGACCATATAAATAGTTGTCTTGTAGTATTTTGCCAAAACTCTCACGTATTCTCAAACTACGATTGACAAGCTAAGGGAGAGGTGGAACTCATATGTTACTGAATATCCCCAACCAAATAACGATGaatatgaagatgatgatgatgatgatctaGTGTGACTTAAGCTAGCTCATCAAGGAGATGGTTGTTGTTGTTCCTGCTGCAGACGCTGTTGTTGCTGCAGTCTGTTCCTGCTGCAGacgttgctgttgctgttgagTTCTTGCGGTTGTTGTCTGTTGCTGTTCAGTTCGTGATGTTGTTGTTGAGTTCCTGcggttgttgttgggttttttttttcttttttttttcttttttttacagTGATAttggatattttttttaaagtgatttttaattctattttatcaatgaataataggattttgttattgaatgaacaatattattttgttattgaatgGAATGGTTTTTGGAAAGATCGTGTCgatatcatttttattttatcgtTTCAGATTTGGTTTACATACTAGAATCGTAATATCCtctttttaaataatattaataaaaattgcGTGGGCTGTTtctaaataatataaaaaaaaggggTAGAAAATAGAACGGTTGTGTAAGGAAACAACTTTATATcttaatattaaacatgaagtaAGTACTCCTATGTACGAAAGATGCTCTGTATCTCAATATTTAATAGgaagaatagaggacggttatgtACGGAAGGCGCGCTTCATTATAGAGTATAGGAGACGGTTATGTACgttaaccgttctatattccttCTTCATTTCCTGATTTTAAGAAGGGAATAGAGGACGCTTATCTCTTATTACTATACTTTATAACTAGGTATATAAAACGCTTCTTTTAcccgttttataaactttatagcgcgttgagttggagaacgcctctaaggcgtcctataaagtgtatttcaacagtactctatgcccttttttgtagtagtgtgtgTTTAGGAactgaaaaggcttttgaactttgcttcacttgatcccgaCCTTGTATTtaaattagctttgaaggccttagagccaaataaagagttattgtgttaaattccacttgaacatgctttgctttgaattggcacatttggaataaagaccaCAACAacggaattttgaattttgagtttgattttttaggatccccttaattgaggaaattttgaatttttttgtattaaagtggccgggcctcgtaATGAGGTttcctacgtgtcccgttaaggaatcaggcctgCCGTAGTTCTAACCTTACAAGACttttgaattggattttgaatttgaacatagaacttagacaaagaacttcttgagttgatcgaggctTGTAAGGGAtcggaattctgttccatcgacatctgttaattcgactgctcccccggagaggattttcttgacaatgtatggtcctgcccagttgggtttgaattttccccttgggtccatgacgctcttgcgaagggctttcaggacaagctcgccttccttttgttgaaatgtctggccactcggcgctgatagacttgtacatggtgaacAACTTGAAGttgacgctcatcgagcatgattaACTCATCATAttttgcttgtacccatgcaacttctgggattttgctttcgaggactatccttagagaaggtatctctagctcgataggttgtactgcctccattccatagaccaatgagaatggggttgcaccagttgaagtgcggattgaagttcgatatccccacaatgcgaaatgcagcttctggggccagtctttgtaattggttgtcattttcatgatgatggtcttgacattcttgttggctgcttcgactgcctcattagtttgcgggcgatatggcgaagaacgatgatgttggattttgtactcggtgaatagatcttcacactctccttgaaagtgggttccctggtcactaatgaactcgtgaggaactccgtatctacatatgatgttttcttgtatgaactgggccacttgcttggaacccaacattTTGAATGATCTAGCCTCGACCCACttagtgaaatagtcgatggcgaccagtatgaactcatgacccccgctgcgtgttggagtgattttgccaatgacgtcgataccccaagctgagaatggccatggtgatgactgagaatatagcaagaatgggggaatgtgctttagatttgcacacttttggcaggtaggacatttcttgacaaagaagtaacaatcccgttcgagggtagtccagtaataTCGAGCCCCGATGACTTTGACAGCCaacattttcccattcatgtggttaccacagactccggcatgtacggtgtccatgactctttgagcttcctgcttgtcaacacatcggagattggggccgctaggggacctcttgtatagaacgccgccttctatgacgaaatgggctgattgtaatcgtaaagccctttgactcttgcttgaaaagtgcgggggatattcggagttttgcaaatacctttgaatgtctgtaaaccaaggctccTCTCTGTCAGGCTCGTGGTcttcaatagcatggacatatgctgcttcttgacgcgttttaattgtaagtggcatttcagccttgccatttggaatgttgataaTTGAGGCCAGCTTTGCTAGTGCGTCAGCGAATTGAttttcctctctcgggaggtatgtatagcgaagctcttctacttgctcagacagcttctcaagataggactggtatagGGCCAAGCTTTCGCTCctcactttccatttgccggaaatttgattgataattagggaggaatccccgtatactcgaagcttctggacacctaatgctaaggcggcttcgaggcccataatgcatgcttcatattctgccgcattgtttgcggttg encodes:
- the LOC130471853 gene encoding uncharacterized protein is translated as MLILMMHLSEMVLKDGISRLYGFCDCTYLSPLRRVEKEDDRCDYLYRVFACNDGKNKYQLFFLPYIEDRDWMLVVICPWIALVQWLDPLGAQNEPPEFAQTIINREIIKFSAEYRKDIPKIKKNPFITWQKIECPRQPPCSKESGYYVGRYMIKTIALRQMFIPEKVLLASDALKLMLNFYSRINCIETLFLFLLHLQYLKYLWGLWIYFAKTLTYSQTTIDKLRERWNSYVTEYPQPNNDEYEDDDDDDLTLLLLQSVPAADVAVAVEFLRLLSVAVHDIGYFF